Proteins encoded within one genomic window of Ctenopharyngodon idella isolate HZGC_01 chromosome 6, HZGC01, whole genome shotgun sequence:
- the LOC127513884 gene encoding neurexophilin-2 isoform X2, whose amino-acid sequence MVHGLEKQVGKSLDYLEQGPSGTVFKSLPHGAGGVKPPYQTSRIFSTMDHTPVKPKPPTFSFQNPYEWVRNQSQLLDQTGYRPKRKPSLKTSMKTKKIFGWGDFYFNVKTLKFSLLVTGKIVDHVNGTFTVYFRHNSSSLGNVSVSIVPPTKVVEFEVLQQQNPLHPEIQFHPPQQSTIDPKDIKTFNCRVEYEKTDRSKKPKPCLYDPSQTCFTENTQSHSSWLCAKPFKVICIFISFFSIDYKLVQKVCPDYNFQSEHPYLG is encoded by the coding sequence gTACACGGCTTGGAGAAACAAGTGGGCAAATCTCTGGATTACCTGGAGCAGGGACCGTCCGGCACAGTCTTCAAGAGCCTCCCACACGGAGCAGGAGGTGTCAAACCTCCGTACCAAACCTCCAGGATATTCTCCACAATGGACCACACGCCCGTCAAACCCAAACCGCCCACCTTCAGCTTCCAGAACCCGTACGAATGGGTCCGAAACCAGTCGCAGCTCCTGGACCAAACAGGCTACCGACCCAAGCGCAAACCTTCCCTCAAAACCTCCATGAAGACTAAAAAGATCTTCGGCTGGGGCGACTTCTACTTCAACGTCAAGACGCTCAAGTTCAGCCTGCTGGTGACCGGCAAGATCGTGGACCACGTCAACGGGACGTTCACCGTCTACTTCCGCCACAACTCCTCCAGTCTCGGGAACGTGTCGGTCAGCATCGTTCCTCCGACCAAGGTGGTGGAGTTCGAGGTTCTCCAGCAGCAGAACCCGCTTCACCCGGAGATCCAGTTCCACCCGCCGCAGCAGTCCACCATCGACCCCAAAGACATCAAAACCTTCAACTGTCGCGTGGAGTACGAGAAGACGGACCGCTCCAAGAAGCCCaaaccctgcctgtacgacccgTCGCAGACCTGCTTCACCGAGAACACCCAGTCGCACTCGTCCTGGCTCTGCGCCAAACCCTTCAAAGTCATCTGCATCTTCATCTCCTTCTTCAGCATCGATTACAAGCTGGTGCAGAAGGTCTGTCCGGACTACAACTTTCAGAGCGAACATCCATACCTTGGATGA
- the LOC127513884 gene encoding neurexophilin-2 isoform X1 — protein MRLLCWSVLLLIQWILRKVHGLEKQVGKSLDYLEQGPSGTVFKSLPHGAGGVKPPYQTSRIFSTMDHTPVKPKPPTFSFQNPYEWVRNQSQLLDQTGYRPKRKPSLKTSMKTKKIFGWGDFYFNVKTLKFSLLVTGKIVDHVNGTFTVYFRHNSSSLGNVSVSIVPPTKVVEFEVLQQQNPLHPEIQFHPPQQSTIDPKDIKTFNCRVEYEKTDRSKKPKPCLYDPSQTCFTENTQSHSSWLCAKPFKVICIFISFFSIDYKLVQKVCPDYNFQSEHPYLG, from the coding sequence gTACACGGCTTGGAGAAACAAGTGGGCAAATCTCTGGATTACCTGGAGCAGGGACCGTCCGGCACAGTCTTCAAGAGCCTCCCACACGGAGCAGGAGGTGTCAAACCTCCGTACCAAACCTCCAGGATATTCTCCACAATGGACCACACGCCCGTCAAACCCAAACCGCCCACCTTCAGCTTCCAGAACCCGTACGAATGGGTCCGAAACCAGTCGCAGCTCCTGGACCAAACAGGCTACCGACCCAAGCGCAAACCTTCCCTCAAAACCTCCATGAAGACTAAAAAGATCTTCGGCTGGGGCGACTTCTACTTCAACGTCAAGACGCTCAAGTTCAGCCTGCTGGTGACCGGCAAGATCGTGGACCACGTCAACGGGACGTTCACCGTCTACTTCCGCCACAACTCCTCCAGTCTCGGGAACGTGTCGGTCAGCATCGTTCCTCCGACCAAGGTGGTGGAGTTCGAGGTTCTCCAGCAGCAGAACCCGCTTCACCCGGAGATCCAGTTCCACCCGCCGCAGCAGTCCACCATCGACCCCAAAGACATCAAAACCTTCAACTGTCGCGTGGAGTACGAGAAGACGGACCGCTCCAAGAAGCCCaaaccctgcctgtacgacccgTCGCAGACCTGCTTCACCGAGAACACCCAGTCGCACTCGTCCTGGCTCTGCGCCAAACCCTTCAAAGTCATCTGCATCTTCATCTCCTTCTTCAGCATCGATTACAAGCTGGTGCAGAAGGTCTGTCCGGACTACAACTTTCAGAGCGAACATCCATACCTTGGATGA